A window of the bacterium genome harbors these coding sequences:
- a CDS encoding phage portal protein: MSDTLNYLDSAEGRSESYMRRRRCALYDAYFSGRPYENEREWRSLLGYSAEVSAPAIVVNYPRLVVERPAHFAFDRVAGVEAADPAAQEFVERAIAGLEIGGISSLDALLSEAAIEASIKGDALLVFDPSGLVSAGNAGETPALPVSVIPAEDYTLECDPHDASKIAFIRIEYRISDGNGKETRHRRELHPDRILEFIGDAPKGRRIWFGGNAAHLAGAAPDEPKEWRLVSAAKNPLGEIPAVVVRNRPRVGRAYGESDFADLLTIFDDINWKYSQRSRNISRTMNAILKSVNGRILNDVISENGVLSVIGEGAEVGYLINDADMREISTHIAELRRALFEISGVTVLDAEKLSGYGALSGFALSVLYEPLIALAEKKRRTIGGAVERFLSKIVRAGWKLGLIETEPESFGVRIKYGAMFRESERELAEKQSRLLAAIDAGLLTKEQAGKAMETS, from the coding sequence TTGAGCGATACTTTGAATTACCTTGATTCGGCGGAAGGGCGAAGTGAATCGTACATGCGCAGGCGGCGGTGCGCGCTGTACGACGCGTACTTTTCGGGCAGGCCGTACGAGAACGAGCGGGAGTGGCGCAGCCTGCTCGGGTACTCGGCGGAAGTTTCCGCACCCGCGATTGTAGTCAACTATCCGCGGCTGGTCGTGGAGCGTCCGGCGCACTTCGCGTTCGACCGGGTCGCGGGCGTGGAGGCGGCTGACCCCGCGGCGCAGGAATTCGTCGAGCGGGCAATCGCCGGACTGGAGATCGGCGGTATAAGCTCGCTGGATGCGCTTTTAAGCGAAGCGGCGATAGAGGCGTCCATCAAGGGTGACGCGCTGCTTGTGTTCGATCCGTCGGGATTGGTGAGCGCGGGAAATGCAGGCGAGACGCCGGCCCTCCCTGTTTCAGTCATCCCCGCGGAGGATTACACGCTTGAATGCGATCCCCACGACGCGTCGAAAATTGCGTTCATCCGCATCGAGTACCGGATCTCCGATGGGAACGGGAAAGAAACCCGGCACAGGCGGGAGCTGCATCCCGACCGGATTCTTGAATTCATCGGCGACGCGCCGAAGGGCCGCAGGATTTGGTTCGGCGGAAACGCGGCGCACCTTGCGGGCGCCGCGCCGGACGAGCCGAAGGAATGGCGGCTCGTCTCCGCCGCGAAAAATCCGCTGGGCGAGATACCCGCGGTCGTCGTGCGCAACCGGCCGCGCGTCGGGCGGGCTTACGGCGAAAGCGACTTCGCGGATCTGCTGACGATATTCGACGACATCAACTGGAAATACTCGCAGAGGTCGCGCAACATCAGCCGGACGATGAACGCGATTCTGAAATCAGTGAACGGCCGGATTCTGAACGACGTGATTTCCGAAAACGGCGTGCTGTCGGTGATCGGCGAGGGCGCGGAAGTCGGGTATCTCATCAACGACGCGGACATGAGGGAGATCTCGACGCATATCGCGGAGCTGCGCCGGGCGCTTTTCGAAATAAGCGGGGTGACGGTGCTGGACGCGGAGAAGCTTTCCGGATACGGCGCGCTGTCCGGATTCGCGCTGTCCGTTTTGTATGAGCCATTGATCGCGCTTGCGGAGAAAAAGCGCCGGACGATCGGCGGCGCGGTGGAGCGGTTCCTGTCGAAGATCGTCCGGGCGGGATGGAAGCTGGGATTGATCGAAACCGAGCCGGAAAGCTTCGGCGTGCGGATCAAGTACGGCGCGATGTTCCGCGAAAGCGAGCGCGAGCTTGCGGAAAAGCAGTCGAGATTGCTCGCCGCGATCGACGCGGGACTTTTGACGAAGGAGCAGGCGGGGAAGGCAATGGAAACAAGTTGA
- a CDS encoding PKD domain-containing protein: MTKSLAAFAIAAALLAASLLVPSCSAGKHRNSAGDAGGHRSRDWRDSPETGIAIAEPKSVALESALDEIRGYETPDGADPAVFETLRSELIRRLEEIHGNGAAAPGGGARESGIAGGARESGIAGGTRESGIAGGGSRNSASGNRIVSRAPQGDAGRVTDLAYDPGTNTLSWSYVNLGDFDVSGEVGVSDITPIALHFGALTNDGIGDDALEAWIDGDGDGVVGISDITPIALRFLNEVWGYVVLTSSLEQGEYIQIGAPTPVSQQVLAQHKITLNLPMGQQGFVCVVPVASDNSEGDSSNIIQIPANLIRPNIMSIAPQSALAGNSVVFRAAISGTQPFIYSWSFGDAATPSASNLQQPTEQIGSEGEYDCLLTVSNPAGSDSRHFNLDVVANPYVPNIKSVSPLFGIEGDRATFSASVNGTEPMYYSWDFGGGAVPNHSSDFWPQIVFATAGEYDGIFKATNSSGEDEFHFTFTVYGPGAPPQILSVSPLSGYRATQVQFSADVVGSEPLAYNWTFGDYAVPSQSSEATPVVMLGEPGDYVGMLELTSPFGMASFPFSFAVSHVDWYHSWGSVLSEYALEVTSTSNDSECIVGDISVEDDPFRDILLATFDQYGNFYWATTYHTTFNDCAGGIAADNEGGVYVAGWTATSFEPEPHNDLLIQRYNEYGYILWSKLFLAGVESVARSVVVNEDGFVYVLGFISDAADKICIILNLDSSGQLIWARAYPGAVAYPSEIDQQNGYLYAGGYNWDAEAGQGDLEIMKIDMDGNFIWARRWETPSKEYGNDLAISDTGDIYLGGGTEYYSNGVQKPILLKFSDSGELKKAACFQELPYWTRGIVPTSDGVYISFWRASLAKMDIDENIIWAFGLSDIKDYMDGMVIAKAGHDELVLAGNCNSASLKFEARNPYISHPSGEVINLNVTSGNISGIFVDSDGIQTWREGVLDVGGGSRDFLVQRLDPDEL; the protein is encoded by the coding sequence ATGACAAAGTCGCTTGCCGCATTCGCAATCGCCGCGGCGCTTTTGGCCGCATCGCTCCTTGTCCCATCCTGCTCCGCGGGCAAGCATAGAAACTCCGCAGGCGACGCGGGCGGACATCGTTCCCGCGATTGGCGGGACTCGCCCGAAACGGGAATCGCAATCGCCGAACCGAAATCCGTCGCGCTCGAATCCGCGCTCGACGAAATCCGCGGCTACGAAACTCCGGACGGCGCCGATCCCGCGGTATTCGAAACGCTTCGTAGCGAACTCATCCGCCGGCTCGAAGAAATACATGGCAATGGAGCTGCAGCGCCGGGCGGCGGCGCGCGCGAATCGGGAATCGCGGGCGGCGCGCGCGAATCGGGAATCGCGGGCGGCACGCGCGAATCGGGAATCGCGGGCGGCGGCTCGCGCAATTCCGCAAGCGGGAACCGCATCGTATCAAGAGCCCCCCAGGGCGACGCCGGCCGGGTGACCGATCTCGCGTACGATCCGGGGACGAACACGCTTAGCTGGAGCTACGTGAACCTTGGCGACTTCGACGTCTCCGGCGAGGTGGGCGTAAGCGACATCACGCCGATCGCGCTCCACTTCGGCGCGCTCACAAACGACGGCATCGGCGACGACGCGCTGGAGGCATGGATAGACGGCGATGGTGACGGCGTGGTTGGAATAAGCGACATAACACCAATCGCATTAAGGTTCCTAAACGAAGTATGGGGCTATGTAGTCTTGACTTCTTCGCTTGAGCAAGGCGAATATATCCAAATCGGCGCGCCAACTCCCGTAAGCCAGCAAGTACTAGCTCAACATAAAATCACTCTAAACCTACCGATGGGACAACAAGGTTTTGTATGCGTCGTTCCGGTGGCCAGTGATAATTCGGAGGGAGATAGTAGCAATATAATCCAAATTCCGGCAAACTTAATAAGGCCAAATATTATGAGTATTGCACCCCAGAGTGCACTTGCCGGAAATTCAGTTGTATTTCGGGCAGCAATTTCCGGAACTCAGCCATTTATTTACAGCTGGAGTTTTGGAGATGCAGCCACTCCATCTGCCAGTAATCTGCAGCAACCAACCGAGCAAATTGGCTCAGAAGGTGAATATGATTGCCTACTTACCGTGTCAAATCCAGCAGGTAGCGATTCCAGGCATTTCAATCTTGATGTTGTTGCCAATCCATATGTGCCCAACATTAAGTCTGTTTCCCCACTGTTCGGCATTGAAGGCGACCGGGCCACATTTTCAGCATCGGTAAATGGCACAGAACCAATGTACTATTCTTGGGATTTTGGAGGCGGAGCTGTACCGAACCATTCATCCGATTTTTGGCCACAAATTGTATTTGCGACCGCTGGCGAATACGATGGTATTTTTAAGGCGACGAATTCTTCGGGGGAGGATGAATTTCATTTTACTTTTACAGTTTATGGCCCGGGCGCGCCTCCACAAATACTATCGGTTTCGCCTTTAAGCGGATATCGTGCAACCCAAGTTCAGTTTTCTGCAGATGTCGTTGGGTCAGAACCACTAGCATACAATTGGACATTTGGAGATTATGCTGTGCCGTCGCAATCTTCCGAAGCAACACCAGTTGTCATGCTTGGAGAGCCGGGAGATTACGTTGGAATGCTCGAACTCACTAGTCCCTTTGGCATGGCCAGCTTTCCCTTTTCATTTGCGGTATCGCATGTGGACTGGTACCATTCTTGGGGCTCCGTTTTGTCTGAGTACGCGCTAGAGGTCACATCCACATCAAATGACTCGGAATGCATAGTTGGCGATATAAGTGTTGAGGATGATCCTTTTAGAGACATATTGCTTGCTACTTTTGATCAATATGGCAACTTTTATTGGGCTACTACCTACCATACTACTTTTAACGATTGTGCAGGAGGCATTGCCGCCGACAATGAGGGCGGCGTATACGTTGCTGGATGGACAGCAACCAGCTTTGAGCCAGAGCCTCATAATGACTTGTTAATTCAACGCTATAACGAATATGGCTACATTCTGTGGTCCAAGTTATTTTTGGCTGGTGTTGAATCGGTCGCCAGAAGTGTTGTCGTTAATGAAGATGGATTTGTTTACGTGTTGGGTTTTATAAGCGATGCGGCCGATAAAATTTGTATAATATTAAATCTTGATTCATCGGGCCAGCTAATCTGGGCGCGCGCCTATCCTGGCGCGGTTGCTTATCCGAGCGAAATTGACCAGCAAAACGGATATTTGTATGCAGGAGGATACAATTGGGATGCCGAAGCAGGCCAAGGCGATTTGGAGATAATGAAAATTGATATGGATGGCAACTTTATTTGGGCGCGTAGATGGGAGACTCCGTCAAAGGAATATGGAAACGACCTGGCCATATCCGACACAGGCGATATCTACCTAGGCGGCGGAACAGAGTACTACAGCAACGGGGTTCAAAAGCCAATACTTTTGAAATTTAGCGATTCAGGTGAGCTAAAAAAAGCAGCGTGCTTCCAGGAACTACCATATTGGACTCGCGGTATTGTTCCGACTTCTGACGGGGTATACATTTCGTTTTGGCGCGCATCTTTAGCCAAAATGGACATAGATGAAAACATAATATGGGCATTTGGATTGAGTGATATTAAAGACTATATGGATGGAATGGTAATTGCAAAGGCTGGCCATGACGAACTGGTGCTGGCGGGTAACTGCAATAGCGCTAGTTTGAAATTTGAAGCACGAAATCCATACATCAGCCATCCGTCGGGAGAAGTTATTAATTTAAATGTTACTTCCGGGAATATATCCGGAATATTTGTTGATTCCGATGGGATTCAAACTTGGAGGGAGGGTGTACTTGATGTCGGTGGAGGTTCACGGGATTTTCTGGTTCAAAGGCTTGATCCTGACGAACTCTGA
- a CDS encoding alpha/beta fold hydrolase codes for MRRHFLLLAFLAAFSGAVFAPPRALADEEYTTERITYRTSDGVNIAGTFFRPAKLRMQKVPVVIMLHMLSRSRNDWNAIAPLVMAEGYCALAIDLRGHGESLEFDQAGRTWREFGDGDFRSMLLDVSGAVSYLATRKEVNTDRIAIIGASIGANLAINYAAQDRHVRTVVLLSPGLNYRGIETMPAAERYGTRAIMIVASESDNPSAADSRALYERLLDTADPPKLKMYPGNRHGTDILSAGNGLDRIIMAWLNNNLLF; via the coding sequence TTGCGACGGCATTTTTTGCTTTTGGCTTTTTTGGCCGCGTTCAGCGGCGCGGTTTTTGCGCCCCCGCGCGCGCTTGCGGACGAGGAATACACGACCGAGCGGATAACCTACCGCACAAGCGACGGCGTCAACATCGCGGGCACATTCTTCCGCCCGGCGAAGCTGCGGATGCAAAAGGTACCCGTGGTGATAATGCTGCACATGCTTTCGCGCTCGCGCAACGACTGGAACGCGATCGCCCCGCTGGTGATGGCGGAGGGTTACTGCGCGCTCGCGATAGACCTGCGCGGCCATGGAGAGAGCCTGGAGTTCGACCAGGCGGGCCGCACATGGCGGGAGTTCGGGGACGGCGACTTCCGCTCGATGCTTTTGGACGTGTCGGGCGCGGTTTCCTACCTCGCAACGCGCAAGGAAGTGAACACGGACAGAATAGCGATAATCGGCGCAAGCATCGGCGCGAACCTTGCGATAAACTACGCCGCGCAGGACAGGCACGTGCGCACGGTCGTGCTTTTGTCGCCTGGGCTGAACTACCGCGGAATCGAGACGATGCCCGCCGCCGAACGATACGGCACTCGGGCGATTATGATCGTCGCAAGCGAAAGCGACAACCCGTCCGCCGCGGATTCTCGCGCGCTGTACGAGCGGCTTCTCGACACCGCCGACCCGCCGAAGCTCAAGATGTACCCCGGCAACCGGCACGGCACCGATATCCTGTCCGCGGGCAACGGCCTCGACCGGATAATCATGGCGTGGCTGAACAACAACCTGCTTTTCTGA
- a CDS encoding type II toxin-antitoxin system HicB family antitoxin, with protein sequence MKDYHVNVFYSDEDGCYVADIPDLKFCSAFGSTPEKALREVLIAKSAWIEAAQASGKRIPKPRYRPAIYQAAAK encoded by the coding sequence ATGAAAGATTACCACGTCAACGTGTTTTACAGTGACGAGGACGGATGTTATGTCGCGGACATTCCGGACCTCAAATTCTGCTCGGCCTTCGGCTCGACGCCGGAGAAGGCTCTGCGCGAGGTGCTTATCGCGAAATCCGCATGGATTGAAGCGGCGCAGGCGTCGGGGAAACGGATTCCGAAGCCCAGATACCGCCCTGCGATTTACCAGGCTGCGGCGAAGTGA
- a CDS encoding type II toxin-antitoxin system HicA family toxin — MTKIRKLLEQVLRGSGNVSFADVLTLLDALGFRLARKKGSHHIFRRAGVNELINIQNFGGKIKTYQLRQLVSIIERYGLDVGDGK, encoded by the coding sequence ATGACCAAGATACGAAAATTGCTGGAACAGGTGTTGCGCGGTTCAGGCAACGTCTCCTTTGCAGACGTCTTAACCCTGCTCGATGCTCTAGGATTTCGCCTTGCCCGAAAAAAGGGAAGCCACCATATTTTTCGGCGCGCGGGTGTTAACGAACTGATCAATATCCAGAACTTCGGGGGTAAAATAAAGACGTACCAGCTCAGGCAGCTTGTCTCGATTATTGAGCGTTATGGGCTGGATGTGGGTGACGGCAAATGA
- a CDS encoding triose-phosphate isomerase, translating to MRKKLLAANWKLYKTFEEADGYAAKLKAAFGGTQPEIDVAVCASFPYLRDLIRAFEGTGIAVGAQNVSEYVEGAYTGEVGVRQLSGYGLRYAILGHSERRNVFGESDKLIRKKLELVLAESELCPILCVGEPLEVREGGEAAAFVANQLDGALSGIHRERVRRLVIAYEPIWAIGTGVNAKPEDAQEMCAWVRTVASDFLSAEVAAEMRVLYGGSIKPANWAAIAAGADVDGGLVGGASLDADAFFELYRITAGRVG from the coding sequence ATGAGAAAAAAACTGCTTGCGGCGAACTGGAAGCTGTACAAGACCTTCGAGGAGGCGGACGGCTACGCAGCGAAACTCAAAGCCGCATTCGGCGGAACGCAGCCAGAAATAGACGTCGCGGTTTGCGCGAGCTTTCCGTACCTGCGCGATTTGATTCGCGCGTTCGAGGGCACCGGCATCGCCGTCGGCGCGCAGAACGTGTCGGAATACGTCGAGGGCGCGTATACCGGCGAGGTCGGGGTGCGCCAGCTTTCGGGCTACGGGCTGCGCTACGCGATACTCGGCCACAGCGAGCGGCGAAACGTCTTCGGGGAAAGCGACAAGCTGATACGGAAGAAGCTTGAGCTTGTCCTTGCGGAAAGCGAGCTTTGCCCGATCCTGTGCGTCGGCGAGCCCTTGGAAGTGCGCGAGGGGGGGGAGGCGGCGGCTTTCGTCGCGAACCAGCTTGACGGCGCGCTGTCGGGGATTCATCGGGAGCGGGTGCGGCGGCTGGTGATCGCCTACGAGCCGATATGGGCAATCGGCACCGGAGTCAACGCGAAGCCGGAGGACGCGCAGGAGATGTGCGCGTGGGTGCGCACGGTGGCGTCGGATTTCCTGTCGGCGGAAGTCGCCGCGGAAATGCGCGTGCTTTACGGCGGGAGCATCAAGCCCGCAAACTGGGCGGCGATAGCCGCGGGCGCGGACGTGGACGGCGGACTTGTCGGGGGCGCGTCGCTGGACGCGGACGCGTTTTTCGAGCTGTACCGGATTACCGCGGGGCGTGTTGGATAG
- the thiS gene encoding sulfur carrier protein ThiS, whose product MIEITVNGKKRSYESAPAIPGILAEIGAPERLVVVEVNGAVVYREDWEKTELRDGDRVEVVTFVGGG is encoded by the coding sequence GTGATCGAAATCACCGTCAACGGAAAGAAGCGGAGCTACGAATCCGCTCCTGCGATTCCTGGGATTTTGGCCGAAATCGGCGCGCCGGAACGTCTTGTGGTCGTCGAAGTGAACGGCGCGGTGGTTTACCGCGAAGACTGGGAAAAAACCGAATTACGGGACGGAGACAGAGTCGAGGTGGTAACATTCGTGGGCGGCGGATAG
- a CDS encoding 6,7-dimethyl-8-ribityllumazine synthase: MHREFSGKRMAAELRVGIVVSRFNDMVTKRLLEGALDALARHTSGEGGSADVFWVPGSFELPMTARRVVNTKQYEAVVALGCLVRGQTDHYELLAHEVTKGLAQIAIKSVIPVTFGVVTADTVEQALERAGLKQGNKGFDAMVSAIEVVSLYRQIAEVEAEQ; the protein is encoded by the coding sequence ATGCACAGGGAATTCAGCGGAAAGCGGATGGCGGCCGAGCTTCGGGTCGGGATCGTCGTCTCGCGGTTCAACGATATGGTGACGAAGCGCCTGCTTGAAGGGGCGCTCGACGCGCTTGCGCGCCACACGTCCGGCGAGGGCGGCAGCGCGGACGTGTTCTGGGTGCCGGGCAGCTTCGAGCTTCCGATGACGGCGCGCCGCGTCGTCAACACGAAGCAGTACGAGGCGGTGGTCGCGCTCGGATGCCTGGTGCGCGGCCAGACCGACCACTACGAGCTTTTGGCGCATGAAGTGACTAAAGGGCTGGCGCAAATCGCGATAAAAAGCGTCATCCCGGTCACGTTCGGAGTGGTGACCGCGGACACGGTCGAGCAGGCGCTGGAGCGCGCGGGGCTGAAGCAGGGCAACAAAGGCTTCGACGCGATGGTGTCCGCGATCGAGGTGGTCAGCCTGTACCGCCAGATCGCGGAAGTGGAAGCGGAGCAGTAG